In Paenibacillus ihbetae, the following are encoded in one genomic region:
- a CDS encoding GNAT family N-acetyltransferase: MKELPTIQLERLTLRPFDLKDAPVVKELAGDPYIAETTLYIPHPYEYGMAEEWIKTHAVNYHEGRSLELAIVHTVEQHIIGAICVGYNRKFDHGELAYWIGKAYKNNGYCTEAARGIISYAFEQLELNRVYARYLGKNPASGKVMEKLGMKYEGTLRQHVKKCGKYEDLIYYGLLKNEFYLETK, encoded by the coding sequence ATGAAAGAATTGCCGACAATTCAATTAGAGAGGCTTACCTTACGACCTTTTGATTTAAAGGATGCACCGGTAGTCAAAGAACTCGCCGGGGATCCATATATTGCTGAAACGACATTATACATCCCGCATCCCTACGAGTATGGAATGGCAGAAGAATGGATAAAAACACATGCCGTTAATTATCATGAAGGTCGATCGCTTGAATTAGCGATTGTACATACGGTAGAACAACACATTATCGGTGCGATCTGTGTTGGATATAACCGGAAGTTCGATCATGGGGAGCTTGCGTATTGGATTGGTAAAGCGTACAAGAATAATGGATATTGTACGGAAGCAGCAAGAGGGATCATAAGCTATGCGTTTGAACAATTAGAATTAAACAGGGTATATGCACGATACTTAGGAAAGAATCCTGCATCGGGAAAGGTCATGGAAAAACTGGGCATGAAATATGAAGGAACCTTAAGACAGCATGTTAAAAAATGCGGAAAATATGAAGACCTTATCTATTACGGCTTATTAAAAAATGAATTCTATTTAGAGACTAAGTAA
- a CDS encoding alpha/beta fold hydrolase, whose translation MPTMTSHHAELYYEVHGEGRPIIFTHGASWNHKQWEPQIRFFAERYKTIIWDVRGHGYSSLPEGKVDSETFNKDLSALMDHLGIERAVLCGLSMGGHISLQTAIRFPQTVEALILIGTPFTNAFNWFEKCFVPFNRWCSRIIPMRITGKLQASVLSKYNPDNRAYIEEAFNMLTQDRWLRLWDAVTRMESGEHLGHVQCPVLLLQGEHDTMVKRQQNYMHAKIRNSELHMIPGAHHATNLDNPDAVNEQILRFLLKHHYE comes from the coding sequence ATGCCAACGATGACTAGCCACCATGCGGAGCTATACTACGAGGTGCACGGGGAGGGTCGACCGATCATTTTCACCCATGGCGCTTCCTGGAACCATAAGCAATGGGAGCCCCAGATTCGTTTTTTTGCCGAGAGATATAAGACGATTATTTGGGATGTCAGAGGGCATGGTTACTCTTCACTTCCCGAAGGGAAGGTTGATTCGGAAACGTTCAATAAAGACTTATCCGCATTGATGGATCACCTTGGAATAGAGCGAGCAGTTCTATGCGGCTTGTCCATGGGTGGTCATATCTCTCTGCAAACCGCAATCCGGTTTCCTCAAACGGTAGAGGCTCTTATACTAATCGGTACTCCGTTCACCAACGCATTTAACTGGTTTGAAAAATGCTTTGTACCCTTTAACCGCTGGTGCTCCCGCATAATTCCGATGCGAATAACCGGCAAGCTTCAGGCATCCGTCCTCTCAAAGTACAATCCGGATAACCGAGCATACATCGAGGAAGCTTTTAATATGCTTACACAAGACCGGTGGCTGCGCTTATGGGATGCGGTCACCCGTATGGAGAGCGGTGAGCATTTAGGCCATGTACAATGTCCCGTTTTGCTGCTTCAAGGCGAGCATGACACCATGGTTAAAAGGCAGCAGAACTATATGCACGCGAAAATAAGAAACTCGGAGCTGCACATGATTCCCGGCGCTCACCATGCGACGAATCTTGATAACCCGGATGCCGTGAATGAGCAGATATTGAGATTTTTACTCAAGCATCATTATGAATAG
- a CDS encoding TetR/AcrR family transcriptional regulator, whose translation MGRPREFSDEHIYYGVYQSLCKKGFAQTTLADIANEIGVSPAALIKRFSSKKGIFLAYSNYVIQLTEAKFNEADQSDAPPIEALKSVYKEAVRLGNDPVSLARHTSFYLESTTDPDLLEISRHRLAIIDAGTRRLLSKAVRDKSIQACDIELVSTVLQSAIGGALLIWIRDAGKTLDALIDDCFRVIIGPLRIGGNEHANDD comes from the coding sequence ATGGGCAGACCACGAGAATTCTCCGATGAGCACATCTATTACGGCGTATATCAATCGCTATGCAAAAAGGGGTTCGCGCAAACTACCCTCGCGGATATTGCGAACGAGATCGGTGTATCTCCTGCAGCATTGATCAAACGATTTTCTTCAAAGAAGGGCATCTTCCTTGCTTACAGCAATTATGTCATCCAATTGACCGAGGCGAAATTTAATGAAGCAGATCAGAGCGACGCGCCGCCGATCGAAGCGTTAAAATCCGTTTATAAAGAGGCGGTCCGGTTAGGGAACGACCCGGTATCTCTGGCCCGTCACACCAGCTTTTATCTGGAAAGCACGACCGATCCTGATTTGCTGGAAATATCGAGACATCGTCTTGCGATTATAGATGCGGGAACGAGAAGACTGTTAAGCAAAGCGGTTCGGGACAAATCCATTCAAGCATGCGATATCGAGCTGGTCAGCACCGTTCTGCAATCCGCAATCGGCGGTGCGCTCCTGATCTGGATCCGGGATGCCGGGAAGACGTTAGATGCTTTAATCGACGATTGTTTTCGCGTCATTATCGGACCGCTAAGAATAGGGGGGAATGAGCATGCCAACGATGACTAG